The DNA window GGTTACGTTCTCTAGTCATAAACACACACACAAttatgataaaaaaaatccGTAAAAACGGTCCCCATTGCAAGCAATCTCTTCCATTTGAACACACACACATACGACATCATTTagataaaatcaaaagttttagttcaattcaaagaaagaaagataaaAGAAGGGAAGGAGAAAAATAGATAACCGCAACACACCTttcattataataatagtaaaCCACCAGCTAAGATGGCGGAAGCACCAGTCAAACCTAATAATTTCATAGAGTTAGCCTTTGGTGCACTGTTGGAAGCAGCCTTGTTTTCAGTTCCTGTAGCAGAGTTCTTCTTAGTCTTGTTGAATCTACCGTATCTGTGGGTACCGGAAGAAGTGGAAGCCTCAGATTTCTTAGTCTTGTCGAATCTACCGTACTTGTGAGTACCAGATGAAGTAGAAACACTGGACTTCTTAGTCTTGTCGAATCTACCGTACTTGTGAGTACCAGATGAAGTGGAGACACTGGACTTCTTAGTCTTATTGAATCTACCGTACCTGTGAGTACCAGAAGAGGTAGAAGCCTGTGATTTCTTAGTCTTATCGAATCTACCATACTTATGAGTACCAGAGGAGGTAGAAGCCTGAGACTTCTTAGTCTTGTTGAACTTACCGTACTTATGGGTAGAATGAGTAGAAGTGGTAGTGTAAACAGTACCATCTGTAGAGATGGTCTTGGTTGTAGTATAATCACTTTCCTTCTTTGCAGCAACAAAAGAAGCTGCAGTAGCTAAACTGATAGCAGCAACAGTGGAAAACTTCA is part of the Kazachstania africana CBS 2517 chromosome 1, complete genome genome and encodes:
- the KAFR0A07630 gene encoding uncharacterized protein (similar to Saccharomyces cerevisiae YNL190W; ancestral locus Anc_2.62), with protein sequence MKFSTVAAISLATAASFVAAKKESDYTTTKTISTDGTVYTTTSTHSTHKYGKFNKTKKSQASTSSGTHKYGRFDKTKKSQASTSSGTHRYGRFNKTKKSSVSTSSGTHKYGRFDKTKKSSVSTSSGTHKYGRFDKTKKSEASTSSGTHRYGRFNKTKKNSATGTENKAASNSAPKANSMKLLGLTGASAILAGGLLLL